The following are encoded together in the Nocardioides sp. Arc9.136 genome:
- a CDS encoding serine/threonine-protein kinase: MARDSWHLTEGDAITPELTAVKLLGGGSSYEAFLAFDEITYAPVVVKVVRPGLVADASALRGLRREVEALATVNHPVVVRGLRHRFDGERPHVVLEQVDGPRLSTLVRRYGPLQEQQYLPLAIEVASALHYLRHLGWTHLDIKPSNVIMGAPARLIDLSVARRVGDAAALTSPIGTDAYLSPEQAEPPRTGTPGHASDVWGLGATLFEAVAGHRPFDHGDLDARDVRDRYPQVWADPRPLPDRTPHEVVKVVAAMLERDPAHRPLPHEVAEALEPVLDRLPRARLAGFRTR; encoded by the coding sequence ATGGCCCGGGACAGCTGGCACCTGACCGAGGGGGACGCGATCACCCCCGAGCTGACCGCCGTGAAGCTGCTCGGCGGCGGCTCGTCGTACGAGGCGTTCCTCGCCTTCGACGAGATCACCTACGCGCCGGTGGTCGTCAAGGTCGTGCGTCCCGGGCTGGTCGCCGACGCCTCGGCGCTGCGCGGCCTGCGCCGCGAGGTCGAGGCGTTGGCGACCGTCAACCACCCGGTGGTCGTGCGCGGCCTGCGCCACCGGTTCGACGGGGAGCGGCCGCACGTCGTTCTGGAGCAGGTGGACGGCCCGCGGCTGTCGACGCTGGTGCGGCGCTACGGGCCGCTCCAGGAGCAGCAGTACCTGCCGCTGGCCATCGAGGTGGCCTCGGCGCTCCACTACCTGCGCCACCTCGGGTGGACCCACCTGGACATCAAGCCGAGCAACGTGATCATGGGCGCTCCCGCACGGCTGATCGACCTGTCGGTCGCCCGGCGGGTCGGGGACGCCGCGGCGCTCACCTCGCCGATCGGCACCGACGCCTACCTCTCACCGGAGCAGGCCGAGCCGCCGCGCACCGGGACCCCCGGGCACGCCAGCGACGTCTGGGGCCTGGGCGCCACCCTGTTCGAGGCGGTCGCCGGCCACCGCCCCTTCGACCACGGCGACCTCGACGCCCGGGACGTCCGGGACCGCTACCCCCAGGTGTGGGCCGACCCTCGGCCGCTGCCGGACCGGACCCCGCACGAGGTGGTCAAGGTGGTGGCCGCGATGCTCGAGCGCGACCCGGCCCACCGACCGCTGCCGCACGAGGTCGCCGAGGCGCTCGAGCCGGTGCTGGACCGCCTGCCCCGTGCGCGGCTGGCGGGGTTCCGGACGCGCTGA